Below is a window of [Synechococcus] sp. NIES-970 DNA.
TTCGGGAGGCTCAAGGGCACTTCGTATTCCTGCGCCACATGCAAGAGCAGCGGCCCCCACGTAGTATCTTCATTGGCCACAATGGCGATCGCCCGCGCTGCGACTCCTTGCTGGAGAAGTTGTTTAATCTGACCCAGGGTTCCCCTAGCCTCTGTTTCCCAGTTGGGGTAGACATGGGCTTGAACTGTTTTAGGCTCAACATTGAGGCTACTTTGACCGAGAAACTTCTGACTGAGGCGATCGCCTAGAGTTAAAGCTTTTGATTGCTCTTCTTCTAAGCGCCAACCTTTACTCTGTAGCTGTTCCTTAATTTCCGCCTGGCGTGAGAGCAGTCCTTTTTCGTCGGTGTAAGGCAAATGAAACAAACTGTCAGGGGCGGCGATCGCCTCAATAAAGGCAACTTCATCGGCTCGAGGATCAGGATAGCCATAGATGCAGAGGGTTTGGGGCTCCGGCTTGAGGGCGATCGCCTGCCAGAGCACAGCAGCCGGATCAACTGCTCCCACGGACTGTAGTTGAGCTTGGTAGGCATGAATTACCTGATATAACTGCTGGATCTTCGGTGTCTCAAATTGCTTCAAAGTATCTAGATCTGGACTGGTCTGGAGCAGTTCTTGGATTGCCCCCTGCCAAATTTGTACTGTGCCCTCTAGATCTGTCGGGTTTAAGGTCGTGGCGATCGCCTGTTTGAGATAGCGATATTGCTCTAGGGGATTCAAAACCCTAATGCCCTGCTGCTTAAGGAGTTCCTTCGCCAGGTTGTCGAGGGTAAAGGGGCGTGATTGTTTCAGACAGCGTGCCGTTTGTCGGGTAGGGGCGATCGCCTTGGCTTTTCCTGTTTTGAGGAGATCTTGGGCTATCTGAAGAAAAGGTGCTGAATGCTTGTAGATAACGCCCATAAATCAAATTACCTTCATCAAATTTACGATTACAAAGCCCTTGATGCTGCTACTCTCTCACAGTGCATACAGTTCAGGGAAAGTTACCCATAACGTTATGGGTAATCCCCAAAAGTCTTTACGGCGCAGCCTAGTTTTTAAAATTTACCAAATAAAACACTTTGGCGTCTTAGATTGAATCAAAAGTTATCGGTTATCCCAGCTATTTCTGGAAGGCGATCGCCATGAAACATTGGAAAGAAAGCAGTAGCTGTTGGGGTCGTTGTATTTCACTCTGTAACGACATCTTTACTTTTTAATTGCTTATTTTATGTTTGTGGTTATATGATTATTTCTTTAAGAATAACAATGACAATCAAAAAGCTATTAAACACTACAGTTCTGTTGGGGTTTAGTCTATTCTCAATAAGCAACTTGCCTGCAGTTGCTTACCAAGACCGCCTTAGTGTTTCAACTGATAGCACTAGTGTTGTAGGTCTCAAAGATCCCCTATTCGACCAAGTAGATTCAAGCAATACCAGAATTCAGGACATAAGCTTCATCGTCGCCCAAGAACCTCTGAAACCGAATGGATGCCCATATGATTCCCGAAGCGGTGGAGCTAGCGAGGCCCCGGGCGCAGGATCCGTAGAGCTCATCAATCAAGCAGGGTATACCGTGAGATATTCGTTCGCTTACATGCCGGAATCACCCCGAGAACTAGTGTTGGGAGGAGTAAAAGTTCCGGTGCCGGAGGTAACTAATGGAACTCTAGTTGGTGCCAATGCAATATGGAGCAGAAAGACTTTTGGCATACCAGAAGAAACAGCCGAAAATATTGTTCTCAATGTGGTTCCTGTTGGCAGGACTACACCAGTCATTAACTTGAGCTTTCATCCTTGTGATCGCGTTTGCTTATATACCCATGGGACAATATTCAATCCAAGCTACACCCGAAAGCCTGCTAAGTACACACAAAACGAATCAAGACAGATGACGTATGTATGTGAGTAACTTGACCTAGTTTTCTGTAGGTTTTGAAGTAGTCTTGACGTGCCCTCTGAAATTTCAGTCCCCTGGCGGGAGGTAAAGAGAGTATCAAACATATAATCACAGCACTCCATGGGATGTTGCTAAGGATCTTGAGGTCTCGTTTCCCACTCTTTATCGCTGGATTCCTGCCTCTTCTCTTTCTTAGCCTAACTCTGCGACCTTTATATTTGGAATCATAGCTAAATGCCAAAACCCTTTCGGTAAAGGGTATTTCGTTCATCAGTGATAGAACATCAGCGACCAGTTTCCCAGTTCAGAATATATTGTTCTTGTTCCCTCGTTTCTGGCGATCGCCGATACATCGATTTAGGACATGCCTGCCAAAGTTTATGCAAGCAATCGAGTGCGACTTCACCACCCCGAGCATGGCGTGCTAGCCAGCATCCAACAATCACACCTGTGCGTCCTACACCGCCCCAACAATGAATGTAAACCACTCGGTTCTGTTCAATATAGCAATCAATGGTGTCCAAAACTGTGACCACCAGATCAGGAGACGCCGGGATTGAAACATCTGGGATTGCAAAGCGATGATGAATAGCCTTACCCTCGATGAGATTTGTATAAGGTTTTAGGCCCTCATCAACTTCCGTCAGATCGATGAAAGCCATCACGCCAGCATCGAGTAAAGCGTCAAGCTTTTCCTGTGAAGACTGTTCATCCTTATCCCTGGGATACTCTCCTGCTAATAGCTTACCGGGTAGTACCCAGTAACAATGTTTGACGGGTCTATTCATTGGGGTTCACTTGACTCCGCAATAATTACTTGTAAAATGGCGATCGCCTGTTCAATTACCCTAGCTGGCAGAATTTTAGGACCTCCAGTTGGATTTATAATACGAACAGTTTCCCCACGCTTGGGATACATCGTCGTAATCTAAAGTAACTCCTGTCCCGTCGCTTGCGTCTCTAAAAACCCTTGCACATCATCGGGATATTGAAAATTTTCAGGGATACTGGCTAGTACATCATCTAATGTTAGAGTCTGAGGCTTTTGACGAATGATGAGAGTTTCACCCTGTTCCTGCAACTCCAGAATGCAGGTATCATCCCAGCCTAAACTCTCTACGAGACGATGGGGAACACGAAAACCCAAACTATTACCCCACTTTTTTAAGCGTATATCCATAAACGCCTCTCAATATTGTCTTACGTATAGTTTTAGAGCACTTTACAAATAGTTTAGAGAAAGATAGTGGGGTGAGAGTCTAATGTTTAGACGATCGCCTTGGCTTTTCCTATTTTGAGAAGGTCTTGGGCCACCTGAAGAAAATTAGACAAAATCAAGGAACAGGCTACCCATAACGTTATGGGTAATTTCTAAAAGCGCTCAAAAACGTACGCCTTAGATCTCACCCAATCAAACAAAACTGCAGATCGAACTCCATCAAAAATTTTCTCTGCTACTTCTGAAGGGCGATCGCCTTTTTAAGGCTTGGTAATTACCCATAACGTTATGGGTAATGTAAAATATCTTCAGGTAAATTTCAGGTCAACCTGTGAGCGTTATTAGTATTGTTAACCAAAAAGGTGGCTGCGGTAAAAGTACAACGGCGGTACATTTTGCCTACTGGCTTGCCCAAAATAGAAGCGTTACTTTGATTGATGCCGATGCCCAACAATCCAGCTCTAGCTGGCTGTCATGCCTACCTAAAGAGATTCCTCACACGGCAATTCTTGACCCAGAGGCCCTTTTCGAGGCGATTGAGGAAGCCAGCAGTCAGTATGAAGTCGTCGTTGTTGATGGCCCCGGCAGCTTGAGTGAGATTACTAAAACAATTCTCGATATTTCTGATTTGACCCTCGTTCCTTGCCAACCTTCTGGCCTTGATCTCAGCAGTAGCAGTAAAATTCTCCAAGTCATTCGTCAACGGCAAAAGGTACGTAGTGGTCAGCCCAAGGTTGGCTTATTTCTCAGTCGAGCTGTCAAAGGAACTGTTCTCCTCAAGGAAGCGCAACAAGCCCTGAGCCAAGATCAACGGTTTCCTCTCATCAATGCCGCCATCTACCAACGGCAATGTATCTCTGATGCGCCTATTCAACAGGCGACCGTTTTTGATTTAGCAGGATCGGCAGCGAAAGCAGCCCAGCAAGATTATGAAAGTTTATTTGTGGAGGCTTTGAATTACCTTGGCTAGACGTACTGTAGGGAATTATTTAGCAGAGTTACCGACCGAACCAGAATCTTTTGTGGCGATCGCCAATATTCGCCTCCCAGAGAGTCAGCCCCGTCGCTACTTTGACCCAGAGAAAATTCAACAGCTTGCGGCTTCGATCCAAGAATATGGCATTTTAGAGCCGCTCTTGGTGCGGCCAGTTCCTCACCAAGGAAACCATTATGAGTTAGTCGCAGGTGAACGCCGATATCGTGCGGCAATGCAGTTAGATCTTAAAACTGTGCCAGTCGTCATTCGAGATTTAAATGATCAACAAGCCTTGGCGATCGCCCTCGTGGAAAATCTCACCCGTGAAGATCTCAACCCTGTCGAAGAAGCTGAAGGAATTCTCAAGCTCTTAGAAATAGAATTGGCAGTAGATCGCAAAGAAATCAAGAGTTTGCTCTACAGTCTGGATAATGAAAAAAAAGGAAAAGTAATTACCCATAACGTTATGGGTAGCCCAAAAGGGGATCAGATCGAAGCCGTTTTTACAAAGCTAGGTCAAAATTGGGCATCGTTTACCGCTAACCGCTTACCGCTACTAAATTTACCTGAAGATATTTTAGAGGCGCTGCAGCGGGGTGAGATTGCCTACACTAAAGCAAAGGCGATCGCCCGCCTCAAGGATTCTGAAGTACGCAGCCAGTTACTACAAACTGCAATTCGTGACAATTTATCCCTGAGTGAAATCAGAAAGCGGATTAACGAGTTGGCGGTCAACACCGCAGAAGAAAAACCACAATCATGGATCGATCAAACAGCAAAGCGACTCAAGGCCACACGTCTTTGGGAAAAGAACCCTGAAAAATGGAATGAAATGCAAGCCTTACTCGCTCAAATTGATGCTTTGATCATCGAAGCCTTACAGTAATTTTGGTCAAGACAAGAATCAAACCTCCTGGAGTATCCGCATTAAATAACGGAGGCTTTCGACATTAATGCCCAATTTTAGATGTCGGCTTGAATTTAGAGTTGTGCCAGTTCAGTATTAAAGAAATCTTCAAGCTGTTTAAGTTTCGCCGCAAGGAATTATTGATCCTGGGCAAAAGCTAATAATTTTGGGTTATGATCGCCGAGAATTTGACTGGTTAATGCCGTTGAAACTAAGATTCTGTTTGGGCTTAGGTAAGAGAATGTCTGAGAAAATATTGTATGAATTACGCCAAGCACCTCAGAAGAATTCGGATTGATGCCAAATATAACCACGCCTCTGCACTCTCCGTACTACATTCATAGTCTCGGCTCAGACGACGACACCAATAGAACCAGCCAAATGTCCTCTCCACTACCCACCGCCTCGGTAATGGGGTAAAGCCTCTACACTCCTCCGGGCGTAGCACCTTCTCCAATATCCAACCAAACCTATCCATCACTCAACGCACTAGACTCTCTCTCTGGTATCCGCTATCTACATACAATTCGTAAAAATAACAGCTTGATTCGCTTTTGCCCATGCCACGATTACAATATCAGGATCATTCGGCTTGCCCACTACTGACCAATGCCAAACCTCAAAACCATAATCTTGTAGATAATTCACCCAAAGCGGACTCAAATTCATATCAACAACAACTTTCATGCTGTCGCTAAATTCACCTCATATTCCTCTGCTCGCCAAGCCGCAAAAGCTAACGCCGCAAAAATATCATCCCGTTCTAAATAAGGGTAAGCCTCTAAAATCGCCTCGATAGAATAGCCCGCTGCCACCAAGCCCACCACCGTTCCGACCGTCACCCGCATTCCTCGAATACAAGGCTTTCCACCCATCACTGTCGGATTTAACGTTACCCTTTCTAACAAAGCTGTAGTCATGCTCTTTAGTGCTAATTCTTAGCCCCAATTTTAATAACTTTACTAAGAATCAGGCGATCCTGTGGGGAAGGGGAAAGGAGAGAAAAAAGATGAGGCGATCGCCCAATCTACGCTGAAATATAAGTTGTAATTTTTTCTAGTTCTGGAGACTCAGCCTGTTGCACATGATAGAGATCCCAACGAAGCTGTAAATTCAACCAAAAATCAGGCGAATTGCCAAAAAATTTCGCAAGACGTAACGCTGTACTGGGGGTAATACCATGTTTACCCCTGATTAACTCATTCACCCTTTGATAAGGCACATGCAGTTCTTCCGCCAGCATTTTTTGGGTTAACCCTAATGGCTCTAAAAACTCATGTAACAACATCTCACCCGGATGAGTGGGCACACGCTGACTAGGAATACACACCATTTTTACTTCACCTCAAGAATGATAATCAACAATTTCAACGTCTTCAATTAAGCCCTTCTCAGACCAGACAAAACAAATCCGATATTGCCAATCCGAATACTATACTGACCTTAGCGATCACTTTTAAGAGTCTCTAAGGGATCACCCGGTGGCACTTTCAAATCATCGATACTAACCGCAGAATCTAACAAATCCAACTTACGACAAGCCACTTTCCAAAGAGATTGAGGGCAAGTTTTTCTGGCTAACCTACTCGCTACCCCATCAAAAATATCTGCTGTACCTTGATTTTTAAACGACTCAATCACGGAAACACGATATCACGGTATTCATGCTATATGCTAATCCTAAATATGAAATGCTACAAAAGCAATCGCCTAAGCCTGTTTCTGTCGTTGCCGTGCCCGAATCCGCGACTTCACAATTTTTTGTTGATAAGGATCAGCATCTTGCCGTCACTGCAACCACGACCCCTTAAACTCAACTCCCGTTTCTCGTAGCACTTTCTGCTACCCTGACCAAAGCTGAATCTCTGATCAATCATTCATCTTTTGCGTCAATTTCCAAGCTTTTACCAGAGCATCCCTTCGCTCTGTGGGGTTCTCGATAACATTAATGACATAACTGAGATTGACAATATACACAGGTTGGCAATCGCCATCGGGTTGATAAAACGGATCCCAACCCTGAGCCTGAAAACCTTTCTCTGCAACAAACTTTAGATCTTCTCCATAACCACAACCATAGTCACAGAAAGTCATTCCCTCGGTAAATAAATTGGCTTCAAACAGCGATCGCACGGGGCGGGGTCTGCGGATAATCGCTGCTTTGTGACAGTCAATCTTAGGGGATTTGCGTTCAGGACCCTCAGGACCCTTAATCTCAATTAGTCGATGGTCTTCGATATATACCCAAAAATGCTGGAGTTATTTCTCCCACTGCTGCTGATAAGCAATGTTGCAGGAGTCAGCGAGTAACCTTGATTTTTCTTTCACATAAACAAATTAAAATCAGCTTGAGCTTGACAAAAGAAAGCCTTTGTCAAACTAACATACATGGGCCTGCATCTTTCTTCGTTCTTGGGCTTCTACTTGATGACATAGTATTGACACTGATGAAGATCTCTATGTCTTAAATAAAGAGACTTCGTATCGCTCAAACTGCCCATCCTGGGAAATTAGGGTTAACTCTTCCATCTGGGCTTGGGCAATTAGCATCCGATCAAAGGGATCTTTGTGATAGTCTGGCAACTCCCCCACTTTCAATCCATGCTCCGCTGTAATCTTGAGAACTTCAAACTGATTGATCTGCAACATTTCTAAAAGGTTGTCAGGCACTGATAGCTTCCCTAAAGACCGCTTAATCGACATTTCCCACACCGTGGCTGCACTGACAAATACAAAGGATTCTGGATTGGCGATCGCCGTCCGCATCGCCCCTGATAGACATGGGTTATTTTCCAACCACCACAATAAAATATGGGTATCTAGCAGATAGCGCATCGCTATTCCCCATAAAACAGAGCATTAATCTCTGGGGATTCCGCATCAAAATCGTCGGCCATTTTTATTTGGCCTTCCCAACCGCCAGGGGTTCTTGGTTGACTTAAACCTTCATAGGGCACAAGACGAACTAAAGGTTTTCCGGCACGACTAATAATCACCTTTTCCCCTGCTAAAACCGCCTCAATCAATTTTGATAGGTGGGTTTTAGCTTCATGAATATTGGCATTATGCATCATCAATACTTAGCTAAGCTTAGTTTAATTATATAAAAATATCAAAGGTGAGTACAATAGGCGAAGATCTTAGCTTCGCTCCAATGTCATCCCTCCCATCACCCACTCAACAACTCATCCGTGCCGCCCAGGATGACAATGTCATTGAACTTTGGCTCTCTCGGGTTAATCTTCGCTCCCGCCAGACCTATCACACCACTATTCGTCAATTTCAGCTTCATTTTGAGTTTGCGCCCCTCCACCGGATTACCCTCGAAGACCTCATTCAGTGGCAACAAATGCTTTCTCTCCGCTACAGCCAAAATACCCAACGCAGCAAAGTTTCGATTATTAAAAGTCTCTTCAATTTTGCCCACCGGGCTGGCTATCTACAGGTTAATCCGGTGGTGCTTTTGAAAACCCCCAATGCTCACCCTTGTCTCCATGAACGGATTTTGACTAAATCCCAGGTGGAGGCTGTGGTGCTCCATGCGGACAGCGATCGCAATGAGTTGATT
It encodes the following:
- a CDS encoding PilT domain-containing protein, with amino-acid sequence MRYLLDTHILLWWLENNPCLSGAMRTAIANPESFVFVSAATVWEMSIKRSLGKLSVPDNLLEMLQINQFEVLKITAEHGLKVGELPDYHKDPFDRMLIAQAQMEELTLISQDGQFERYEVSLFKT
- a CDS encoding hypothetical protein (conserved hypothetical protein): MNRPVKHCYWVLPGKLLAGEYPRDKDEQSSQEKLDALLDAGVMAFIDLTEVDEGLKPYTNLIEGKAIHHRFAIPDVSIPASPDLVVTVLDTIDCYIEQNRVVYIHCWGGVGRTGVIVGCWLARHARGGEVALDCLHKLWQACPKSMYRRSPETREQEQYILNWETGR
- the parA_2 gene encoding plasmid partitioning protein ParA, with product MSVISIVNQKGGCGKSTTAVHFAYWLAQNRSVTLIDADAQQSSSSWLSCLPKEIPHTAILDPEALFEAIEEASSQYEVVVVDGPGSLSEITKTILDISDLTLVPCQPSGLDLSSSSKILQVIRQRQKVRSGQPKVGLFLSRAVKGTVLLKEAQQALSQDQRFPLINAAIYQRQCISDAPIQQATVFDLAGSAAKAAQQDYESLFVEALNYLG
- a CDS encoding hypothetical protein (conserved hypothetical protein (DUF433)): MTTALLERVTLNPTVMGGKPCIRGMRVTVGTVVGLVAAGYSIEAILEAYPYLERDDIFAALAFAAWRAEEYEVNLATA
- the parB_1 gene encoding chromosome partitioning protein, ParB family yields the protein MARRTVGNYLAELPTEPESFVAIANIRLPESQPRRYFDPEKIQQLAASIQEYGILEPLLVRPVPHQGNHYELVAGERRYRAAMQLDLKTVPVVIRDLNDQQALAIALVENLTREDLNPVEEAEGILKLLEIELAVDRKEIKSLLYSLDNEKKGKVITHNVMGSPKGDQIEAVFTKLGQNWASFTANRLPLLNLPEDILEALQRGEIAYTKAKAIARLKDSEVRSQLLQTAIRDNLSLSEIRKRINELAVNTAEEKPQSWIDQTAKRLKATRLWEKNPEKWNEMQALLAQIDALIIEALQ
- a CDS encoding PemI-like protein 2 produces the protein MDIRLKKWGNSLGFRVPHRLVESLGWDDTCILELQEQGETLIIRQKPQTLTLDDVLASIPENFQYPDDVQGFLETQATGQELL